From Staphylococcus delphini, one genomic window encodes:
- a CDS encoding ComE operon protein 2, which produces MKRIQWHDYFMAQSHLLALRSTCTRLSVGATITKDNRIIAGGYNGSVSGEVHCIDEGCLMEDGHCIRTIHAEMNALLQCAKQGVSTENATIYVTHFPCLNCTKSIIQAGIKTIYYAEDYHNHDYAVKLLEQSGVHYEKISFNPQHIAEYLLKS; this is translated from the coding sequence ATGAAACGTATTCAATGGCATGATTATTTTATGGCACAGTCTCATTTATTAGCATTGAGATCTACTTGTACACGTCTCTCTGTAGGTGCAACAATTACTAAAGATAATCGTATCATCGCGGGAGGTTATAACGGTTCAGTTTCAGGTGAAGTCCATTGTATAGATGAAGGCTGTTTAATGGAAGATGGACACTGTATTAGAACGATACATGCTGAAATGAACGCGCTACTGCAATGTGCGAAACAAGGTGTCTCTACTGAAAATGCAACAATTTATGTCACGCATTTTCCTTGTCTAAACTGTACAAAATCGATTATTCAAGCGGGTATTAAAACGATTTATTATGCTGAAGATTACCATAACCATGATTACGCAGTGAAGCTCTTAGAACAATCCGGTGTACATTATGAAAAAATCAGTTTTAATCCTCAACACATTGCGGAATATTTATTAAAATCATAA
- a CDS encoding DNA internalization-related competence protein ComEC/Rec2, translated as MTYWLITYIIGNIAYHHLFTACFIYSVLACSLCLKKKSWAFIISTLIIVLIGYTVETIQHQNEGPTLTAVPASSPQTINVHLTTLPIVTDHLLTVQATFKKEEILIKGRIKPQQFIPDAHFLLNHQCQLTGAFQPPLYRQQRPLFAVKNIAFDQCQITTPTLKQRITYVRNVVTERLLNSQLYGKSELIAIATGNSNYLDKDMKALAQQLGVSHLFAVSGTHVSIFIFMFYATGKRLPLPMYYTEVGLMLFLPVFLIFVGASPSATRAVTMTLLMLVVSRRFHMTSLQSLLLVYCGMSLLNGDYHYHLGFLYSFLISGILILMKDIFTERPFYQSLFLGSYVAVIAAIPLNYAQLNEIQWQGLVSNLFFIPLYSLIIIPLAFALAIIAIVAPAFLSLFTHITHFIFDIQVFLLKRLTVLEKFTLPIPDFGEFGFLCCTIVTFILLYLLSQRRYILSMVLVCCLCVILWQVHPRYTNQMTMIDVGQGDAILFQSKTGETLMIDTGGAYESHQLKQSNINIAKKNIYPLFKKLGIHQIDYLVITHAHQDHMGEIEHLSQYVNIKNVMINPSHFDKGKFQKVQHVIASEHAQLYSYEDLSRIVLGDFQFQFFNTDIPESEDPNEHSIVTLATIHDIHVLLMGDATTKNEEILLKQYTLPQIQILKVGHHGSQTSSSKTFLSQIHPDIALISAGKQNMYHLPHPLTLQKLHDIHAKIYNTADNHHIHVRFDDTNEAGYTLRTEPLN; from the coding sequence ATGACTTATTGGTTAATTACATATATTATCGGCAACATTGCATATCATCATTTGTTCACTGCATGCTTCATATATAGTGTGTTAGCATGCAGTTTATGCTTAAAGAAAAAGTCATGGGCATTCATCATTTCAACCTTGATTATCGTGCTCATTGGCTATACCGTCGAGACGATACAACATCAAAATGAGGGGCCAACCCTAACAGCAGTTCCGGCGTCATCTCCCCAAACCATTAATGTCCATTTGACGACGTTACCTATCGTGACAGACCATCTTTTAACTGTTCAAGCAACATTCAAAAAAGAAGAAATACTGATTAAAGGACGGATCAAACCACAACAATTTATCCCAGATGCGCACTTTCTCCTAAATCACCAATGTCAATTGACAGGTGCTTTTCAACCGCCACTTTATCGTCAACAACGACCACTCTTTGCTGTTAAAAATATAGCATTTGACCAATGTCAGATAACAACACCGACGTTAAAACAACGCATTACGTATGTAAGAAATGTTGTAACTGAGCGATTGTTAAATTCACAACTTTATGGAAAGAGCGAACTGATCGCGATTGCAACGGGAAATTCAAATTATTTAGATAAAGATATGAAGGCATTAGCGCAACAGTTGGGTGTTTCTCATTTGTTTGCTGTGAGCGGGACCCACGTGAGTATATTCATTTTCATGTTTTATGCAACTGGGAAACGTCTCCCTTTACCTATGTATTATACAGAAGTGGGATTAATGCTTTTTTTACCGGTATTCTTGATCTTTGTAGGTGCCAGTCCAAGTGCAACACGTGCGGTGACTATGACGTTACTCATGTTGGTTGTTTCAAGGCGCTTTCATATGACCTCATTGCAGTCTCTTTTACTCGTTTATTGTGGTATGAGTCTGTTGAATGGCGACTATCACTATCACTTAGGCTTTTTATACTCTTTTTTGATTTCTGGAATATTGATTTTGATGAAAGATATTTTTACAGAGCGGCCTTTTTATCAATCACTCTTTTTAGGTTCTTATGTCGCTGTTATTGCAGCCATTCCTTTAAACTATGCGCAACTTAATGAAATTCAATGGCAAGGGTTAGTCTCAAACTTATTTTTCATTCCACTCTACAGTTTAATCATCATTCCACTTGCATTTGCACTTGCCATCATTGCCATCGTTGCACCTGCCTTTTTATCTTTGTTCACGCATATTACACACTTTATTTTTGATATCCAAGTTTTTTTGTTAAAACGACTCACAGTGCTAGAAAAGTTCACACTTCCTATTCCTGACTTTGGCGAATTTGGGTTTCTTTGTTGTACGATCGTAACGTTTATACTGCTTTATTTGCTCTCTCAACGGCGATATATCTTATCTATGGTTCTGGTTTGTTGTCTGTGCGTCATACTTTGGCAAGTTCATCCCCGTTATACTAACCAAATGACCATGATTGATGTGGGTCAAGGTGATGCTATATTATTCCAAAGCAAAACAGGTGAAACACTGATGATTGATACGGGTGGCGCCTATGAAAGTCATCAACTCAAACAGTCGAATATCAATATTGCAAAGAAAAACATTTATCCATTATTTAAGAAACTGGGGATTCACCAAATCGACTATCTCGTCATCACACATGCACATCAAGATCATATGGGCGAAATCGAACATTTGTCGCAATATGTGAATATCAAAAATGTGATGATTAATCCATCACATTTTGATAAAGGGAAGTTTCAAAAAGTTCAACATGTGATTGCAAGTGAACATGCACAATTGTATTCATATGAGGACCTCTCTCGTATTGTGTTAGGGGATTTTCAATTTCAATTTTTCAACACTGACATTCCTGAAAGTGAGGATCCTAATGAGCATTCTATTGTGACATTAGCGACCATTCACGACATTCATGTTTTATTGATGGGCGATGCTACGACAAAAAATGAGGAGATCTTGTTAAAGCAATATACATTACCACAAATTCAAATATTAAAAGTAGGTCATCATGGCAGTCAAACAAGTTCTTCTAAGACCTTTCTGAGTCAAATTCATCCAGACATCGCACTCATTTCTGCTGGTAAACAAAATATGTATCATTTGCCACATCCTTTAACGCTACAAAAATTACATGACATTCATGCGAAAATTTATAACACCGCAGATAATCATCATATTCACGTCCGTTTTGATGATACCAATGAAGCAGGTTATACACTCCGGACAGAGCCGTTGAACTGA
- a CDS encoding helix-hairpin-helix domain-containing protein, giving the protein MFSVDQFIALVKQYKMQTAIVITFLIALGGWLVFNSGEEDTAKDALAMQQTQPIEAHQAKPKSKDKKEQKEQTSQKIIVDIKGAVKKPNTYEMQSDDRMKQLLDKAEPLKTADLSRVNLAEKLTDQKMIYIPSQGEASSTNSSHASQQDHTSATSTSQNISINLNTADEKELTQIPGIGPSKAQTIIKHREENGPFQSVENLKDVKGIGEKTFEKLKDYLTV; this is encoded by the coding sequence ATGTTTTCTGTAGATCAATTTATCGCGTTAGTCAAACAGTACAAAATGCAAACAGCTATTGTTATAACATTTCTCATCGCGCTAGGGGGATGGCTCGTGTTTAATTCTGGTGAGGAAGACACTGCAAAAGACGCTTTAGCGATGCAACAAACGCAGCCGATTGAAGCCCATCAAGCAAAACCAAAAAGTAAAGACAAAAAAGAGCAAAAAGAGCAAACGTCTCAAAAAATTATTGTCGATATTAAAGGTGCAGTAAAAAAGCCGAATACGTATGAAATGCAATCAGATGATCGAATGAAACAGCTATTAGATAAGGCTGAACCGTTGAAAACTGCTGATTTGAGTCGTGTTAATTTAGCTGAAAAGTTAACGGATCAAAAAATGATTTATATTCCGAGTCAAGGTGAGGCGTCATCCACTAACTCTAGTCACGCCTCACAACAAGATCATACGTCAGCTACGTCTACTTCACAAAATATCTCCATCAATTTAAATACTGCCGACGAGAAGGAACTAACCCAAATTCCTGGCATCGGGCCTTCAAAAGCACAAACGATTATTAAACACCGCGAAGAAAATGGGCCTTTCCAAAGCGTTGAAAATTTGAAAGATGTCAAAGGCATTGGGGAAAAAACATTTGAAAAACTAAAAGACTATTTAACCGTTTAA
- a CDS encoding class I SAM-dependent DNA methyltransferase — protein sequence MQYENLSAFYDRLTDDQPYDLWLDLIQQTLQQQNVSRVLDIGCGTGTLTQHFTQFADEVMGMDLSVEMLALAKQKSSQVQWIEGDMSDFNLHTDFGLITILCDSLNYLADETAVMATFEHVYQHLNADGYFIFDVHTTHKMTHQFNGQVYLDDREDLTLVWQTEPAEAPYSVWHDLTFFILNEAQTYVRQDESQYQRTFEKDQYIDMLKQVGFNHIETFYDFNKALQDPESDRLFFIVKK from the coding sequence ATGCAATATGAAAACTTGAGTGCATTTTACGATCGACTTACAGATGATCAACCTTATGATCTGTGGCTCGATTTGATACAACAGACACTTCAACAACAAAATGTTTCCCGTGTACTCGATATCGGTTGTGGCACAGGAACTTTGACACAGCATTTTACACAATTTGCTGATGAAGTCATGGGTATGGATTTAAGTGTTGAAATGTTAGCTTTAGCCAAACAAAAATCAAGTCAAGTGCAATGGATTGAAGGCGACATGTCGGATTTTAATCTGCATACCGACTTTGGTTTAATTACAATTCTTTGTGACAGTTTGAATTATTTAGCTGATGAAACGGCTGTGATGGCAACATTTGAACATGTTTATCAACATTTGAATGCAGATGGCTATTTCATTTTCGACGTCCATACGACGCATAAAATGACACATCAGTTTAACGGACAAGTTTATCTTGATGACCGTGAAGATTTAACATTAGTATGGCAAACTGAACCTGCTGAAGCACCATACAGTGTTTGGCATGATTTAACATTCTTTATATTAAATGAAGCACAAACATACGTCAGACAAGATGAATCGCAATATCAGCGTACTTTTGAAAAGGATCAGTATATTGATATGCTGAAACAAGTCGGTTTTAATCATATCGAAACATTTTATGATTTTAACAAAGCTTTACAAGACCCAGAAAGTGATCGCTTATTCTTTATTGTAAAAAAATAA
- the rsfS gene encoding ribosome silencing factor — protein MNAKDLLMLTVEAADAKKAEEIISLNMSGVSDLTDYFVVCHGNNERQVQAIARAVKESAESHQIEVKRMEGFNEARWILVDLTDVVVHVFHKDERSYYNLEKLYQDVEMLGYKEVINS, from the coding sequence ATGAACGCAAAAGATTTATTAATGTTAACAGTTGAAGCAGCCGATGCAAAAAAAGCAGAAGAAATTATTTCGCTTAATATGAGCGGTGTTTCTGATCTCACTGATTACTTTGTTGTATGTCATGGGAATAACGAAAGACAAGTTCAAGCGATTGCTCGTGCTGTTAAAGAAAGTGCTGAGTCACATCAAATTGAAGTGAAACGTATGGAAGGTTTTAATGAAGCGCGTTGGATACTTGTAGATTTAACAGATGTTGTTGTACATGTCTTCCATAAGGACGAACGTAGCTATTACAACCTCGAAAAATTGTATCAAGATGTAGAGATGTTAGGTTATAAAGAGGTTATTAACTCATAA
- the rpsT gene encoding 30S ribosomal protein S20 has translation MPNIKSAIKRVRTTHTAESKNISQKNDMRSAVKSAKKAIETNADNKQELVSKAVKRIDKAAQKNLIHSNKADRMKSKLMSAK, from the coding sequence ATGCCAAATATCAAATCTGCAATTAAACGTGTGAGAACAACTCATACAGCAGAAAGCAAAAACATTTCACAAAAAAATGACATGCGTTCTGCAGTGAAAAGCGCGAAAAAAGCAATTGAAACTAATGCTGATAATAAACAAGAATTAGTAAGCAAAGCAGTGAAACGTATTGATAAAGCTGCTCAAAAGAATTTAATTCATTCTAACAAAGCTGATAGAATGAAATCAAAATTAATGTCAGCAAAATAA
- the holA gene encoding DNA polymerase III subunit delta, translated as MSNIHVIHGEVPELIDRETEQLTKKYLGNEPKDDFNFVKYNLYETTLNTIIEEAMTLPFFSDKKIVVVQNSYVFTGEKPPKEAHANADSLLEFIEKYDGASLIIFQVQAAKLDERKKVVKALKKVANIKKIEQMTEQEMQKWIHQYLNQSFKEIKQDALEALIQLTGIHYRMIKQELDKLLLFVGDRPTINKEDVQTIVNRSLEQNVFLLTDYIQKGQKSQAISLVKDLIQLKEEPIKLLALITSNYRLYYQSKILNQKGYSGQQIAKTVGVHPYRVKLALNQARKYDLETLLTIMDVCAETDYQLKSSYMDKVLILELFIMKL; from the coding sequence ATGTCAAATATTCATGTCATTCACGGTGAAGTCCCAGAATTAATAGATCGTGAAACAGAACAACTTACTAAAAAGTATTTGGGCAATGAACCTAAAGATGACTTTAATTTTGTTAAATACAATTTGTATGAAACGACCTTAAATACGATTATTGAAGAAGCGATGACACTTCCATTTTTTTCAGATAAAAAGATTGTCGTTGTACAAAATAGCTATGTATTTACTGGTGAAAAACCACCTAAAGAGGCACATGCAAACGCAGACAGCTTATTAGAGTTTATTGAAAAGTATGATGGGGCTTCTTTAATTATTTTTCAAGTTCAAGCAGCGAAGTTAGACGAAAGAAAAAAAGTTGTTAAAGCATTGAAAAAAGTGGCGAACATCAAGAAAATTGAACAAATGACTGAACAAGAAATGCAAAAATGGATTCATCAATATTTGAATCAGTCCTTCAAAGAGATCAAACAAGATGCATTAGAAGCGTTGATCCAATTGACAGGCATTCATTATCGTATGATTAAGCAAGAATTAGATAAGTTATTGCTATTTGTCGGTGATCGCCCAACCATTAATAAAGAAGATGTCCAGACGATTGTGAATAGAAGTTTGGAGCAAAACGTTTTTTTATTGACGGATTATATTCAAAAAGGACAAAAGTCACAAGCCATTTCGCTCGTTAAAGATTTAATTCAATTAAAAGAAGAGCCGATTAAACTGTTGGCGTTAATTACAAGTAACTATCGTTTGTATTACCAAAGTAAAATTCTCAATCAAAAAGGATACTCAGGTCAGCAGATCGCAAAAACGGTAGGTGTCCATCCTTATCGCGTAAAACTCGCATTGAATCAAGCACGAAAATACGATTTAGAGACGTTGTTAACCATTATGGATGTTTGTGCAGAAACAGACTATCAATTGAAATCATCTTATATGGATAAGGTGCTGATTTTAGAATTGTTTATTATGAAGTTGTAA